A region of Procambarus clarkii isolate CNS0578487 chromosome 22, FALCON_Pclarkii_2.0, whole genome shotgun sequence DNA encodes the following proteins:
- the LOC123752578 gene encoding uncharacterized protein: MTTSSKVIFPSAASSASEERPGTFLHTCCHFVIARERETPPTGAETPPTGAETPPTGAETPPTSAETLPPSAENPPTSAETPPNSAETPPTSAETPPTSAETPPTSAETPPTSAETPPTSAETPPTSAETLLPSACVVAETPPTSAETPPTSAETPPTSAETPPTSAETPPTSAETPPTSAETLPPSAVCSGRDSAHQRRDSAHQCRDSPPRVPTRPAASTRSPNQCLTRPRRVKVTGSNLH, translated from the exons ATGACAACGTCATCAAAAGTAATATTTCCCTCCGCAGCATCATCAGCGTCGGAGGAGCGACCTGGCACATTCCTCCACACCTGTTGCCACTTCGTTATTGCAAGAGAACGCGAA ACTCCGCCCACCGGTGCCGAGACTCCGCCCACCGGTGCCGAGACTCCGCCCACCGGTGCCGAGACTCCGCCCACCAGCGCCGAGACTCTGCCCCCTAGCGCCGAGAATCCGCCTACTAGCGCCGAGACTCCGCCCAATAGCGCCGAGACTCCGCCCACCAGCGCCGAAACTCCGCCCACTAGCGCCGAGACTCCGCCCACCAGCGCCGAAACTCCGCCCACCAGCGCCGAGACCCCGCCCACTAGCGCCGAAACTCCGCCTACCAGCGCCGAGACTCTGCTTCCAAGCGCA TGTGTAGTGGCCGAGACTCCGCCCACTAGCGCCGAGACTCCGCCCACCAGCGCCGAGACTCCGCCCACCAGCGCCGAAACTCCGCCCACCAGCGCCGAGACCCCGCCCACTAGCGCCGAAACTCCGCCTACCAGCGCCGAGACTCTGCCTCCAAGCGCAGTGTGTAGTGGCCGAGACTCCGCCCACCAGCGCCGAGACTCCGCCCACCAGTGCCGGgacagcccacctcgggtaccgaCCAGACCGGCAGCCAGCACACGCTCTCCAAATCAGTGCTTGACAAGACCCCGCAGGGTGAAGGTCACTGGATCTAACCTCCACTGA